In Candidatus Nanosynbacter lyticus, one genomic interval encodes:
- the trmD gene encoding tRNA (guanosine(37)-N1)-methyltransferase TrmD — translation MRKFQVITLFPEMTTGVFNNSMMWKAQKDGIVELTTVNLREFGLGSRRQVDDTPYGGGDGMLLMVEPLWKAVEFAKSQDETAKVVLMSPRGQRWRQTKAQEEADDDRGVIFICGRYEGVDERILELVDEQWSIGDFVLTGGELAAMMMIDSIVRLIPGVLGGEKSAEIESFSDGETLEFPQYTRPEEFKGLRVPDVLLSGHHGNIARWRAEQSQMLTKKNTP, via the coding sequence ATGAGAAAGTTTCAAGTAATTACGCTTTTCCCAGAAATGACAACGGGAGTTTTTAATAATTCCATGATGTGGAAGGCCCAGAAAGACGGTATCGTAGAGCTTACGACGGTGAATCTGCGGGAGTTTGGTTTGGGGTCGCGGCGTCAGGTGGACGATACGCCGTATGGCGGCGGTGATGGCATGCTGCTGATGGTTGAGCCGTTATGGAAGGCGGTGGAATTTGCGAAATCTCAAGATGAAACAGCGAAGGTGGTATTAATGAGCCCGCGAGGGCAACGCTGGAGGCAGACTAAAGCCCAAGAAGAAGCCGATGATGACAGGGGTGTGATATTTATTTGCGGGCGATACGAGGGTGTTGATGAGCGAATTTTAGAACTAGTTGATGAACAATGGAGTATTGGCGATTTTGTGCTGACGGGCGGAGAGCTGGCGGCAATGATGATGATTGATTCTATTGTTAGGTTGATTCCTGGAGTTTTGGGCGGCGAAAAGTCGGCGGAAATTGAGAGTTTTTCAGACGGCGAGACTCTGGAATTTCCGCAGTATACTCGGCCTGAGGAATTTAAGGGGCTTCGAGTACCTGATGTGCTGTTAAGTGGCCATCATGGAAATATCGCCAGGTGGCGTGCCGAGCAGTCGCAAATGTTGACAAAGAAAAATACCCCATAG
- a CDS encoding KH domain-containing protein has protein sequence MSTIDQQFVEYTVKALVGHPEDVVVDRTIDEKGVLLTLTVNPADLGRVIGKRGSTAQSLRTLLRALGAKNDARYNLKIVNNDGFSGERESNSYNDHASVDNSTDETVENGSSYAENTRKELAELDDLDI, from the coding sequence ATGTCAACAATAGATCAGCAGTTTGTAGAATATACTGTAAAGGCGTTGGTTGGACATCCAGAAGACGTCGTAGTAGACCGAACGATTGATGAAAAGGGCGTTTTACTAACATTGACAGTTAATCCAGCAGATTTGGGTCGAGTTATTGGTAAGCGCGGCAGTACGGCACAGAGTTTGCGTACACTTCTGCGAGCTTTGGGCGCAAAGAATGACGCTCGATATAACTTGAAGATCGTTAATAATGATGGTTTTTCTGGTGAGCGTGAGAGTAATAGCTATAACGATCATGCTTCTGTGGATAACTCAACAGATGAAACTGTGGAAAATGGATCATCTTACGCAGAAAACACCAGAAAAGAGCTTGCAGAACTCGACGATCTTGATATATAA